In the [Clostridium] colinum genome, one interval contains:
- a CDS encoding GHKL domain-containing protein, with translation MREASSFLNTIGFFLLLIGNLFFSLIILKRWKGRILNILIPLIYPVTCTIAVIFTAKKITIANEPTSYVVLFIVSMILLILLLKIRLEEAIFLSIFQTFHIVFVKGLSAGAMSLFYQKNMFQLFQVDQYTQIITCIAHGLLATLFCIYYLTFNSQKMSAFFLCKGQVYYVMIIHIMLTLYLLFNCYNFYFNLDLIWFSVEQVYTCIVLYTIYFLVLRFGVRTTSLLQNEIRKKNQDFTMLNQVSNFTKTQNSNDFLNLYHKSSVNLKELINTDNKIDALETLNNLDNKYKSINNIDCNTISHSTIINALFYEFINVCSFKNIKLEGEYSFNNNLNIDEKDLHEILSILLKNCLEATLRLNDENKKYISINTEQINKDFILKISNTYNKAPKVDNGYLESSKKYTEVEGLGIGYIEQVLNKIKGKFDFKIDKKNKIFTAQIKIPLKK, from the coding sequence ATGCGTGAAGCTTCCTCTTTTTTAAATACTATAGGTTTTTTCCTTCTTTTAATTGGAAACTTATTTTTTTCATTAATTATTCTTAAACGTTGGAAAGGTAGAATACTCAATATTTTAATACCTTTAATATATCCTGTAACTTGTACTATAGCAGTTATATTTACTGCTAAAAAAATAACTATAGCAAACGAACCTACCTCATATGTTGTTTTGTTTATAGTTAGTATGATTTTGTTAATATTACTTTTAAAAATACGTTTAGAAGAAGCTATATTTTTAAGTATATTTCAAACTTTCCACATTGTTTTTGTAAAAGGGTTGTCTGCTGGAGCTATGTCTCTATTTTATCAAAAAAATATGTTCCAACTTTTTCAGGTTGACCAATATACTCAAATCATAACTTGTATTGCTCATGGACTATTAGCAACATTATTTTGTATATATTATTTAACTTTTAATAGCCAAAAAATGTCTGCTTTTTTCTTATGTAAAGGTCAAGTATATTATGTTATGATTATACATATTATGTTAACTTTATACTTACTATTTAACTGCTATAATTTTTACTTTAACCTAGACCTTATTTGGTTTTCTGTGGAACAAGTATATACTTGTATAGTTTTATATACTATATACTTCTTAGTTTTACGCTTTGGTGTTAGGACAACTAGCTTATTACAAAATGAAATACGAAAAAAAAATCAAGATTTTACTATGTTAAATCAAGTGTCTAATTTTACAAAAACTCAAAATTCTAATGATTTTTTAAATTTATATCATAAATCATCTGTTAATTTAAAAGAACTTATAAATACGGATAATAAAATAGATGCTTTAGAAACACTTAATAATTTAGATAATAAATATAAATCTATAAATAATATAGATTGTAACACAATATCTCATTCTACAATAATAAATGCATTATTTTATGAATTTATAAATGTTTGTAGTTTTAAAAATATAAAACTAGAGGGTGAATATTCATTTAATAATAACCTTAATATTGATGAAAAAGATTTACACGAAATATTATCTATATTATTAAAAAATTGCTTAGAAGCTACATTAAGACTAAATGATGAAAATAAAAAATATATAAGTATAAACACTGAACAAATAAATAAAGATTTTATATTAAAAATATCTAATACATATAATAAAGCACCAAAGGTTGACAATGGTTATTTAGAGTCTTCTAAAAAATATACAGAAGTAGAAGGCCTTGGTATTGGTTATATAGAACAAGTTCTAAATAAAATTAAAGGTAAATTTGATTTTAAAATTGATAAGAAGAATAAAATTTTCACTGCTCAAATAAAAATACCTTTAAAAAAATAA